The Populus alba chromosome 6, ASM523922v2, whole genome shotgun sequence genome contains a region encoding:
- the LOC118050225 gene encoding uncharacterized protein — MDQVRETMMQHEALFKEQVQALHRLYNIQKAAMQETRRRNYPQAQVFAFSPESLVLVDGQFCGSVLEGKPLRPPVYIAGRAHKQDALGLSLSPFCTLKEIKVSGSLWIDGMGAETFLPAHCKPLRNFDLEKLPEDDAYESSDLEGTAEEWKGSNLPDSTESFQDLGSSGKIASTGPKSEPYNSQVGMDSFPKDPITCSQDSSILEPQYCESKELDEFIIQGPIHLETNTNPEQQDLNLPAVAKDSSNGSNSIESQDAEFCKKKDTREEDQASPSSKKFFLSECEEVALINQDVWRPSVSSTNTGSEIKQTESYGHSDSEPGNMTSSEKPPVVIEDNQNRKGKSILYEECETTAAEILLSFAPNRSQAVTKRHAMETEPGKSYGDFATTEEKPNLCQNRCANFSNGGRLYESLSWEKSANWITTVKRQRQLVPARIVPCNVVNLADVNITL, encoded by the exons ATGGATCAAGTACGGGAGACAATGATGCAACATGAAGCTTTGTTCAAGGAACAG GTGCAGGCACTGCACAGACTGTACAATATCCAGAAAGCTGCGATGCAGGAAACAAGGAGAAGAAATTATCCTCAGGCTCAAGTGTTTGCATTTAGTCCTGAAAGTCTTGTGCTTGTGGACGGCCAATTTTGTGGTTCTGTTTTGGAAGGGAAACCTTTGAGGCCGCCGGTCTATATTGCTGGTCGAGCACATAAGCAAGATGCTTTGGGTCTGTCTTTGAGTCCCTTTTGCACACTCAAAGAGATTAAAGTTAGTGGTTCGTTATGGATTGATGGCATGGGGGCTGAAACTTTCCTCCCTGCTCATTGCAAACCTTTGAGAAATTTTGATCTTGAAAAACTCCCAGAAGACGATGCCTATGAGTCTTCTGATCTTGAAGGAACAGCAGAGGAATGGAAAGGAAGCAATTTGCCAGATTCTACTGAATCGTTTCAAGATCTTGGAAGCAGTGGTAAAATTGCATCAACGGGTCCAAAATCAGAACCATACAATAGTCAAGTTGGCATGGACTCATTTCCCAAAGATCCCATCACATGTTCTCAAGATTCTTCAATCCTGGAACCTCAATATTGTGAGTCAAAAGAACTTGATGAGTTCATCATCCAAGGACCGATTCACTTGGAGACAAACACCAATCCGGAACAGCAAGATCTGAACCTACCTGCTGTTGCAAAGGACTCGAGCAATGGCAGCAATAGCATTGAGTCCCAGGACGCAGAGTTCTGCAAGAAAAAAGATACTCGCGAGGAAGACCAGGCAAGCCCCAGCAGCAAGAAATTCTTCTTATCTGAATGCGAAGAAGTGGCCCTCATCAACCAAGATGTTTGGAGACCTTCAGTCTCCTCTACCAATACAGGTTCTGAAATCAAACAAACAGAGAGCTACGGACATTCAGACAGTGAACCTGGAAACATGACAAGCTCGGAGAAACCTCCTGTTGTAATAGAGGACAATCAGAACAGGAAGGGTAAATCAATCCTGTATGAAGAGTGTGAAACAACGGCAGCTGAGATTTTGCTCAGTTTTGCACCCAATAGATCACAGGCTGTTACTAAAAGGCATGCAATGGAAACTGAGCCAGGTAAATCTTATGGAGACTTTGCAACTACTGAAGAGAAGCCAAATTTGTGTCAGAATAGATGTGCAAACTTCAGCAATGGCGGTAGACTATACGAATCCTTGAGCTGGGAAAAATCAGCTAACTGGATAACGACTGTTAAAAGACAGCGGCAACTAGTTCCTGCAAGAATTGTTCCTTGTAACGTTGTTAATCTTGCAGATGTAAACATCACCTTATGA
- the LOC118050224 gene encoding chaperone protein ClpB3, mitochondrial yields MASKRLTKSALTTIKSTSKLSRLSHSPHSSLSRIRAISSSSSSSSLLGSAFSRPLNDNKNVVFANFSTITSTRFFHSSSPRFSSATASSSQVDPSQFTEMAWEGVVGAVETAQANKQQVVETEHLMKSLLEQKDGLARRIFAKIGVDNSSALQITIDFISQQPKVTGGTSGPVMGSNLSSLLDNARKNKRDMGDDFVSVEHIVLAFHLDKRFGQQFLRNLGVSEKDLRDAVTAVRGNQRVTDQNPEGKYQALDKYGSDLTELARRGKLDPVIGRDDEIRRCIQILSRRTKNNPVIIGEPGVGKTAIAEGLAQRIVRGDVPEPLLNRKLISLDMGALVAGAKYRGEFEERLKAVLKEVTASNGQIILFIDEIHTVVGAGATSGAMDAGNLLKPMLGRGELRCIGATTLNEYRKYIEKDPALARRFQQVFCDQPAVEDTISILRGLRERYELHHGVKISDSALVAAAVLADRYITERFLPDKAIDLVDEAAAKLKMEITSKPTELDEIDRAVLKLEMEKLSLKNDTDKASKERLSKLEHDLEELKQKQKELNELWDREKDLMNRIRSLKEEIDRVNQEMEAAEREYDLNRAAELRYGTLMSLQRQLEEADKNLSEFRKSGKSLLREEVTDFDIAEIVSKWTGIPVSNLQQSEKEKLVLLEEVLHRRVVGQDIAVRSVADAIRRSRAGLSDPNRPIASFMFMGPTGVGKTELAKALASFLFNTENALVRIDMSEYMEKHAVSRLVGAPPGYVGYEEGGQLTEVVRRRPYSVVLFDEIEKAHHDVFNILLQLLDDGRITDSQGRTVSFTNAVVIMTSNIGSHLILETLSNTHDTKEVVYDIMKKQVVDLARQHFRPEFMNRIDEYIVFKPLDSKEINRIVEIQMNRLRERLKQKKIDLHYTKEATDLLGKLGFDPNFGARPVKRVIQQLVENEIAMGVLKGDFKEEDSIIVDADVASDLPPQNRLHIRKIESSSLREAMVA; encoded by the exons ATGGCGTCAAAAAGGCTAACGAAATCAGCTTTAACCACCATTAAATCCACCTCAAAGCTATCAAGACTGTCTCACTCGCCTCACTCTTCACTCTCTCGCATTCGCgcaatctcctcctcctcctcctcctcttcactGCTCGGCTCGGCCTTTTCTCGGCCTCTAAACGACAATAAAAATGTCGTTTTCGCCAACTTTTCAACGATCACTTCCACTCGCTTCTTTCACTCTTCCTCTCCTCGTTTCTCCTCTGCCACGGCCAGCTCCTCTCag GTTGATCCGTCTCAGTTCACTGAGATGGCGTGGGAGGGGGTAGTTGGTGCTGTTGAAACAGCACAAGCTAACAAGCAACAAGTAGTGGAAACTGAGCATTTGATGAAATCCCTATTGGAGCAAAAGGATGGATTGGCGAGAAGAATCTTTGCAAAGATTGGAGTTGACAACTCTTCAGCTTTGCAAATCACAATCGACTTTATATCGCAACAACCAAAG GTGACAGGTGGGACCAGTGGCCCTGTAATGGGTTCCAATCTCAGCTCCTTGTTGGACAATGCGCGAAAGAATAAGAGGGATATGGGAGATGATTTTGTTTCTGTAGAGCATATTGTTTTGGCATTCCATTTAGACAAGAGGTTCGGGCAGCAGTTTTTGAGGAACCTTGGGGTTAGTGAGAAGGATTTGAGGGATGCTGTTACAGCTGTTCGTGGAAATCAGAGAGTAACTGATCAAA ATCCTGAAGGGAAATACCAGGCACTAGATAAATATGGGAGTGACTTGACTGAGCTTGCTAGGCGTGGAAAACTCGATCCTGTAATAGGTCGAGATGATGAAATTCGGCGGTGTATCCAGATATTATCACgcagaacaaaaaataatcctGTTATTATTGGCGAGCCTGGTGTGGGAAAAACTGCAATTGCTGAGGG acTAGCTCAAAGAATTGTGCGTGGTGACGTGCCAGAACCTCTGTTGAATCGGAAG TTAATCTCCCTGGACATGGGTGCATTGGTTGCTGGTGCCAAGTATCGTGGAGAATTTGAGGAGAGGTTAAAAGCTGTGCTGAAGGAAGTTACTGCTTCAAATGGGCAGATCATATTATTCATTGACGAGATCCATACTGTTGTTGGTGCAG GGGCTACATCTGGTGCAATGGATGCTGGGAACTTGTTGAAGCCAATGCTTGGGCGAGGTGAGCTTCGGTGTATAGGGGCAACTACATTGAATGAGTATAGGAAATACATTGAGAAGGATCCAGCACTTGCACGAAGGTTTCAACAAGTGTTCTGTGATCAACCAGCTGTTGAAGATACAATATCCATTCTTCGCGGGCTGCGTGAGCGTTATGAGCTACATCATGGTGTTAAAATATCAGACAGTGCCCTTGTTGCAGCAGCAGTTCTTGCAGATAGATACATCACAGAACGTTTTTTGCCTGACAAAG CCATTGACCTTGTTGATGAAGCGGCTGCAAAGCTGAAAATGGAGATCACTTCTAAACCTACAGAGCTGGATGAAATCGATAGAGCTGTGTTGAAGTTGGAGATGGAGAAGTTGTCTTTGAAAAATGACACTGATAAAGCATCAAAAGAGAGGTTGAGTAAGCTTGAACATGATTTGGAAGAACTTAAGCAAAAACAGAAAGAACTAAATGAACTTTGGGATCGTGAGAAGGATCTCATGAATCGAATACGATCCTTAAAAGAAGAG ATTGATAGAGTCAATCAAGAGATGGAAGCTGCTGAGCGTGAGTATGACCTGAACCGTGCTGCTGAGCTCCGATATGGAACTCTAATGTCCCTTCAACGCCAGTTAGAGGAGGCTGACAAAAACCTTTCTGAATTCCGAAAGTCTGGAAAGTCTTTGCTTCGAGAAGAGGTGACTGATTTTGACATTGCTGAAATTGTAAGCAAATGGACTGGTATACCTGTGTCAAACCTTCAGCAATCAGAGAAGGAGAAGCTAGTTTTACTGGAAGAGGTGCTACACAGGAGAGTAGTTGGTCAAGATATTGCAGTGAGGTCAGTGGCTGATGCCATCCGGCGTTCAAGGGCAGGACTATCTGATCCAAATCGTCCGATAGCTAGCTTTATGTTCATGGGCCCCACTGGTGTGGGCAAAACTGAGCTTGCAAAGGCTTTAGCCAGTTTCCTCTTTAACACTGAAAATGCTCTAGTAAGAATAGATATGAGTGAGTACATGGAAAAGCATGCGGTTTCACGCTTGGTGGGGGCCCCACCTGGTTATGTTGGTTATGAGGAAGGTGGGCAACTCACTGAAGTGGTTCGTAGAAGGCCATATTCCGTAGTActgtttgatgaaattgagaaagcTCATCATGATGTCTTCAACATTCTGCTACAGTTGTTGGATGATGGAAGGATAACTGACTCTCAAGGAAGAACTGTTAGTTTTACTAATGCTGTTGTGATTATGACTTCAAACATTGGTTCCCATTTGATACTTGAAACTCTCAGTAATACACATGATACCAAGGAAGTTGTTTATGATatcatgaaaaaacaagttgtAGATTTGGCCAGACAACATTTCCGTCCGGAATTCATGAATCGTATTGATGAATATATTGTTTTCAAGCCTTTGGACTCCAAGGAAATCAATAGAATTGTTGAGATACAG ATGAATCGACTGAGAGAGAGgctcaaacaaaagaaaatcgaTCTGCATTACACCAAGGAAGCCACCGACCTTTTGGGGAAACTGGGCTTTGATCCGAACTTTGGAGCGCGGCCAGTTAAGCGTGTGATACAGCAGTTGGTTGAGAATGAAATTGCAATGGGAGTCTTGAAGGGAGATTTCAAGGAAGAAGATTCGATTATAGTTGATGCTGATGTAGCTTCAGATCTTCCTCCCCAGAACAGATTGCACATCAGGAAAATAGAGAGCAGTTCATTAAGAGAAGCCATGGTTGCCTGA
- the LOC118050135 gene encoding uncharacterized protein produces the protein MAYRKRSPCQDARSRTYPKISQTQSGSRPVPKWEKEFCLEVGGMQWKDFLKAKKYILPTGKIMLWDDTEGKECFYDAKCRFWALKFGHTRNYKIHYQNPDKYIDKIDWNSEIDPQLFMGLEAALEPVPYDHKEKNPVVSVEEIKPTGWDVCEDWQGPTCLTGLIVGDEEDGNCMGQQELANCSTINY, from the coding sequence atggcATACCGCAAAAGATCTCCATGCCAAGATGCTAGGAGCAGGACTTACCCTAAAATATCACAAACACAAAGCGGGAGCAGGCCTGTTCCGAAATGGGAGAAGGAATTCTGCCTCGAAGTAGGAGGAATGCAATGGAAAGATTTCTTGAAAGCCAAGAAATACATCTTGCCAACAGGGAAGATCATGCTGTGGGATGACACTGAAGGGAAGGAGTGCTTCTACGACGCTAAGTGCAGGTTTTGGGCACTCAAATTCGGTCACACTCGTAATTACAAAATACACTATCAAAATCCTGacaaatatattgataaaattgaCTGGAATTCTGAAATCGATCCTCAACTTTTCATGGGGCTGGAAGCAGCGCTCGAGCCAGTTCCTTATGATCACAAGGAGAAGAATCCTGTTGTTTCTGTAGAAGAAATCAAGCCAACAGGATGGGATGTGTGTGAAGATTGGCAAGGACCTACGTGCTTGACAGGCTTGATTGTTGGAGACGAAGAGGATGGAAACTGCATGGGACAACAAGAACTTGCTAATTGTTCgacaattaattattga
- the LOC118050222 gene encoding uncharacterized protein, whose amino-acid sequence MKNSQTMMEEKRLGFFDLLKESLKTPFRSPNLIIFAFFSSLPLFSFLIMYETVFQQTMIKTLKDILKERTSPFDVLDYYYATPGATERLIEGISSKFFLLCLINLGILHLLDLFSMIAIVDIASMIYKGDRKAMNLKDMLSRCIKETRIKGPLITSIYALLLDSLISVGLVSTVMYMYLGSNTTSFFSVIFSLVFIGLLSKYIEWSAVWNMGILISILEEKHGDVALIISTYLSRGSRQHGFLLMLVYFAWRFALRLGCVYVGWDRGGSGVAVAVVHASLVCLAKMWLWLIFMVYFYDCKKKRLPGKMDVEGGQEEST is encoded by the coding sequence ATGAAGAACTCTCAAACCATGATGGAAGAGAAGCGGCTAGGGTTCTTCGACTTGCTCAAAGAATCCCTCAAAACCCCCTTCAGAAGTCCCAATCTCATcatctttgccttcttctcCTCTCTCCCTTTGTTCTCCTTTTTGATCATGTACGAGACTGTCTTCCAGCAAACCATGATCAAAACATTGAAGGATATTTTAAAGGAAAGAACATCTCCTTTTGATgttttggattattattatGCAACACCAGGAGCTACAGAGAGGTTGATTGAAGGAATTTCTAGTAAGTTTTTTCTACTTTGTCTCATAAATTTAGGGATACTCCATTTGCTAGACCTCTTCAGCATGATTGCTATAGTAGACATTGCTTCAATGATTTACAAAGGAGATCGGAAAGCCATGAATCTTAAGGACATGTTAAGCAGATGCATCAAAGAAACAAGAATTAAAGGGCCTCTCATCACATCCATCTATGCTCTCCTTTTAGATTCTCTTATTTCAGTTGGACTAGTCTCCACGGTGATGTACATGTACCTCGGGTCAAATACCACTTCCTTCTTCTCCGTGATATTTTCCTTAGTCTTTATAGGTTTACTATCAAAATACATAGAGTGGAGTGCTGTATGGAACATGGGAATTCTGATTTCCATTTTGGAAGAGAAACATGGTGATGTAGCATTGATAATCTCAACATATCTAAGCAGAGGTAGCAGGCAACATGGATTTCTTCTAATGCTCGTGTATTTTGCGTGGAGGTTTGCCTTGAGATTGGGATGCGTTTACGTGGGATGGGACAGGGGAGGAAGTGGAGTCGCAGTCGCAGTAGTGCATGCTAGCCTTGTTTGTTTGGCCAAAATGTGGCTGTGGCTGATATTCATGGTTTACTTCTATGATTGTAAGAAGAAACGTCTGCCTGGAAAAATGGATGTGGAGGGAGGACAAGAGGAGAGTACTTGA
- the LOC118050221 gene encoding beta-glucuronosyltransferase GlcAT14C, whose amino-acid sequence MKRTHISYSLDRTCMILLITLALLSLILLLIVGQNKSSPSTDTSSNQQKHSILDQNLNDPSQLPRLPRFAYFISGTKGDVSSVKRLLQAVYHPRNYYLLHLDFEASEGERLELAKYVKVESGVMREFGNVMVLGKGDLVTYKGPTMIASILHGVAILMKQFEDWDWFVNLSAEDYPLMPQDDILHIFSYLPRDLNFLEHTSGIGWKEYQRAKPIIIDPGLYHAKKSGVFWAKERRSLPAAFKLFMGSELVVLTRSFLEFCVWGWDNLPRTVLMYYTNFLSSSEGYFHTVICNQKDYQNTTVNHDLHYLKWDNPPKLYPLNLTVEHFEDMVASGAPFARKFAKDDPVLNKIDKELLGIPDGQLTRGRWCAGKSLSDEDPCVVYGSPFAVKPSTVNSQRLEKLMVKLLDSENFRSKQCK is encoded by the exons ATGAAGAGAACACACATTTCATACTCCCTAGATCGAACATGTATGATTCTACTAATCACACTAGCTTTACTCTCTCTAATCCTCCTCCTAATTGTCGGTCAAAACAAATCGTCTCCATCAACCGACACTTCCTCAAACCAGCAAAAACACTCCATCTTAGACCAAAATCTCAATGACCCATCACAGTTGCCGAGACTGCCAAGGTTTGCTTACTTCATCTCAGGCACAAAAGGGGATGTTTCAAGTGTAAAAAGATTGCTTCAAGCGGTGTATCATCCTAGAAACTACTATTTGTTGCATCTTGATTTTGAAGCAAGTGAAGGTGAAAGGCTTGAGCTTGCAAAGTATGTAAAGGTAGAGAGTGGTGTGATGAGGGAATTTGGGAATGTTATGGTTCTTGGTAAGGGTGATTTGGTTACATATAAAGGGCCTACTATGATTGCTAGTATATTACATGGGGTTGCTATTTTGATGAAGCAGTTTGAAGATTGGGATTGGTTTGTTAATTTAAGTGCTGAAGATTATCCTCTCATGCCTCAAGATG ATATCCTGCATATTTTCTCCTACTTGCCTAGAGATCTGAACTTCTTGGAGCACACAAGTGGTATCGGTTGGAAAGA GTACCAAAGAGCAAAGCCTATAATCATAGATCCAGGCTTGTATCATGCAAAGAAGTCTGGTGTATTTTGGGCCAAAGAGAGAAGGAGTTTGCCTGCCGCTTTCAAGTTATTTATGG GGTCTGAATTGGTGGTTCTTACAAGGTCATTTCTTGAATTCTGTGTCTGGGGATGGGATAACCTCCCCCGCACTGTCCTTATGTATTACACAAATTTCCTGTCATCCTCAGAGGGATACTTCCATACTGTCATTTGCAACCAAAAAGATTACCAAAACACTACAGTTAACCATGACCTGCATTACCTAAAGTGGGATAACCCTCCAAAGCTATATCCATTGAATCTCACCGTGGAGCATTTTGAAGACATGGTTGCAAGTGGTGCCCCCTTTGCCCGTAAGTTTGCAAAGGATGATCCAGTTCTTAACAAAATTGACAAAGAACTTCTGGGGATACCGGATGGACAGCTTACTCGAGGGCGCTGGTGTGCAGGAAAGTCTCTTTCAGATGAAGATCCTTGTGTTGTTTATGGGAGTCCCTTTGCTGTTAAACCAAGTACTGTTAATTCACAGAGGCTAGAGAAACTAATGGTGAAACTTCTCGATTCTGAAAATTTCAGATCTAAACaatgtaaataa